From the Apis cerana isolate GH-2021 linkage group LG3, AcerK_1.0, whole genome shotgun sequence genome, one window contains:
- the LOC107992512 gene encoding peroxisome biogenesis factor 2: MPTSPYVSRINQIDAVQLDEEIYKVLRNQAKKISKYQSIEKIDQWQPEIDAILKYFIWNYSLRHGKSTFGQQLLNLHYENINSAKSVLYLISMIVPAYVRDKFKDNSKNRNLNILFDRIEDIVKLLEFINLLIFLHRGTQPRIVEYILGIVNSSTTTHKPRNIGYSYMTRELLWHSLMELFTIGLPMINFHYIKHTLKKLFTRSKSANLLRTFPTMNLSTKCAYCADTPILPVHAGCQHIFCYYCLSAHFTAMSEFQCFECGTRLYIGNMKIYEPNALSI; this comes from the coding sequence ATGCCGACATCGCCTTATGTCTCTCGGATTAATCAAATCGACGCTGTTCAACTAGATGAGGAAATTTATAAAGTGCTTAGAAATCAAGCTAAGAAAATTAGCAAGTATCAATCAATAGAAAAGATCGACCAGTGGCAACCTGAAATCGATGCAATTCTCAAATACTTTATATGGAATTACTCGCTGCGCCATGGAAAATCAACCTTTGGTCAGCAATTGCTCAATTTGcattacgaaaatattaacAGCGCAAAATCCGTTCTgtatttgatttcaatgatcGTACCTGCATATGTGcgagataaatttaaagataacaGTAAAAATCGTAATTTGAACATCTTATTCGATCGTATCGAGGATATCGTAAAATTGCTCGAATTTATCAACTTGTTGATCTTTCTGCATCGAGGGACACAGCCTCGCATTGTGGAATATATTCTCGGAATTGTAAACTCTTCTACAACAACTCACAAACCCAGAAATATCGGATATTCGTATATGACAAGAGAATTACTGTGGCATAGtttaatggaattatttacTATCGGTCTACCTATGATTAATTTCCACTATATAAAGCACACACTGAAGAAATTGTTTACACGGTCAAAATCCGCCAATTTGTTACGTACTTTTCCAACTATGAATTTATCTACCAAATGTGCCTATTGCGCCGATACTCCTATTTTGCCTGTTCATGCTGGTTGCCagcatatattttgttattattgtttgagCGCTCATTTTACCGCAATGAGTGAATTCCAATGTTTTGAATGTGGCACAAGACTCTACATtggtaatatgaaaatatacgaaCCGAATGCATTATCTATTTAA